The sequence aattcatcaatgacacTTTGACAGTTTTTAACTTGGAGTTCATTAGTGATACATCAACAGAACAAAGGTCGAGTTCAGAATTCGGGGCCTCTGAATTCTCAATACCATCACTTTCCGTCATCAACACAGGCACATCTATCAACTCCATGTCCTTGTCTGCTGCATCCTGGACAGTTCCAGATTTATTCATCCCCTTCATGCTCACCGTGACACTAGCTGACCCTGATATAGGATCCACATCATTTCTCATTAATATCAACCCAGGATCCAGACGGGGCAATGACTTCATCTTAGCCGCATTTTCAGTTGTGATTGGTTGATCTTCCCAAGATTTCACACCACCATAAAGTAAATACGCAAAAGTCCTGCAGCGGGACAGAACAGAAGACGGCTGATCAGTACTCGTGAGTGAGGTTGTAATGTCATTCTTacttttcattttcctttttctttttcccttcggAATATTCTTAACTCTGTCCATGAAATAGCAGCTACTATGCTGCGAACTTTCTTCCAACCCACTGGAAGTTCCTGTCATGTCTACATTCTTGGTCTTGATAGAGGGCAGGATGCAAGCTTCTTTTTGAGAACTATCTTTTCCATTGACTGAATATACTCTACAACGAGAAGGAACAGAAGTTTGTTGGTGAGATTTCATGAGCTCACTAGGACGATATCGGCCCGAGGTTTTGGCTTTCCCAAATCCAGTCTGCCTTCTTCGTAATGTGTGCGCTTTAGCATTCCTTTTGGTCTCTTCCAAAGATGGGCCATTAACTTCTTCCACGCTGTTGTCGCTAAAAGAGGGTGAACCAcacttttcttcctccttgtcaTTTGCTTTGATGACCAACTCATTCTTCTCATGGCAAATGCTATTGTCTACATATCCAGAAGGCAGCGGTTTATCATCAAGTAAGTTTCTTTCAAAAGCACGAATTCTCTGTGTGCATCCATTTCTGAGCAGCTCAGGCTCCTTGGGTCTCATGATTATTGAGGCAAGGTCAGAGTCAGGTGCAAAAAATTTATCCAAATCAGAAACACTTCGTTTCATTTCATTACAGCACTTATGCTCAATACCTCTATTTGCTTTGATGTTCTTCGGGCCAGAAGTTGGAATAGTTTCATGTCCTGTAGCTGAAGAAGATAGTATGATAGGCTCAGGTATCGGATTGTAGGAAAATGATGCATCTTCCCTCGTCATTTGTTCGTCCAAAGGCTTCACTTGATTGTTATTTACCCTCTCCAATTCACTCCATACTTGTTTCAACTCTGATCTCAGATCAGTTATGATATCCTCCGCCTCTTGGAGCTGCGCTTCAAGCTCTTCAATCTTTCTTTGTTGGCTCAAAGAAGTTATCTCCGCTTCACTTGTCTGCGTCAATTGAAATGTCCATTAAGATAAGAGCACTTATAGTAAATACAATGAGTGAGTGATCAGTATAAATTCCATACGATATACATAAAACTCTTGCATCACTCAATTTGCACATGGGTATATTACAAAGAGTATCTATAGAACCTTCAAGCAATGCCAGACGACGCAAGTACAACCAAACATCACAAGGAGGAAACCCTGCAAATTTAGACAAGGCATAATGGATGCATCACagaagtttcaaaatgagtagATTGATTAAACATCAACAAAGAGCTTACTCCTAAACGACGACATTGACAGTCGAACAAGTAGTTAGCACTTGGGAAATGCTATCTAGCTTTTCGGAAAATTTAATTGCTTGAACAGAAGATGCAAAGGGATTTCTTGCTTTTTGAAATGTGAAGCTTCTTCAAGGTTAAAAATACCCGAAAAATGCTTTTTCATAGCAACGAATCGCAATTACTCTCAAATCAAAACACACtcacattccatccaaattaGATTACAAAGATTCTTCAATTGCTACCTTCCATTTCGTCAAAGTTCAGTATATCTAAAGATTAACAAAGAGCTTTCGCTTTTAGAAATAGAAAACTGCTTTTACAGCACACAAAAAGACACCCAATTTCGAAATAAAtgttcaccgaaatttcgatgtctacacacCCAATTTCGAAAGTGAAGCATCATCTAAGTTCAATAGAACAGAAAATGGCTTCTTTCGCGAAAACAAATCACAATTACAACCTCCAgaattccaacacattcattcCATCCAAACAAATCACAAAGATTCAAGATTGATGATTCCATTTAGttttgacaaataaaaaaccCCTCTTTCCAACCAAGAACAGGAATCCGATCATCAAaactagttaaaaaaaaaaaaaaaaaaacagaacttTAAGCTTCAAGGATGCAAAATTCAGaaggaaaataaaagaagaaaaataagaaagaagcAAACCTTGGAATCGAGCATTTGCTTTAAGCGGCAAAGCACGCGAAGCGCCTCGTCTTTCGTAAATTGCAGATCGTGCTGGTACCGGAGAGCCTTGCGCTCCGACGCCATTACTCTCGCCGCCGCCTCTTTCGCCGTGTTCAGAATTATCTCCGCGTACACCTTCTTCAGAGCCTCCATTTTCTgcaacatcatcatcatcatcatcaccaacaAACCAAAGTAAATCAGCACCCGATTTTACAAAATAAGATGaaaagatttgaaatttgaGGCGGCGATGGTGGCGGCGCCACAAGTAGTGGTGGAAGGTGGTCGGGAATTTCACCTGCGCCTCGTCGTCCATTTCTCTTGGGGGCCAACGAACTAGTGGGAGTAGTgaaagagtaagagagagagagagagagagagagagagcaagagagagaaaagggggGAGGTTTTCGGTTGTTAAGCCGTGCCTGTATTGCGTGTGCCCCTGTCAGTTAGGTCTTGGGGGTTAGTTTGGTCATTTCACCCGTTTAGGCGCGCGAGGAGGGAAAATTGGGGGGCCCACCGGTAGCATAAAGCTGTTTCCGACAGTTTAATACGACGCGGGTCGCGGTTCTTCTGTAAACGCGCCGTCAAGGTCACGTCTCCGCTGGAGGGTTACTGGGCTTCTATTGGGCCTCGTTTTTGTTATTTATTGGGCTTTGATGTCAAAGGATATTTTGGGCCAGGAAAGATTCAACTGTTGCATTCATACTATAGGAGTCGGTTAGATATcgtcaaatttgtttttgagaTCTTCGATCGAAAAAGAGTGAAATTATGAATTAGGATTATTTTACTTTAAAAGTTTTTATTTCTTGAATGTTAAAAGTTAATAAAGAAATGTAAGTGCACGTATTAGTTTCGGCCAATAATACCTCTTTTTTTTCGAATATTGACACTGAGATTGCGAGTAAGTCGGTTTCTTCCCATATCGATGATATTTTCACGATATTGTCGATATTACAGAATAATTTCAATAGCTTgatattagtttttgttttacAAGATAATTTTGAAGAGTACTTCAATTTATATGGATAAGAATGCAAAGAACCAACGCATTATTGATGTACGCGTAATAAGAATGCAAAGAACCAACACATTATCAATGTACACGTATATAATATCAACGTTAAACGAAATCAAtgaaataagaataaaataaacgCAAGTAGTtataatatgaaacaaatttgacccaaaaaaaaacacatgaaacaaaaataaagatatGACCAAACTAGAAGGTAATAAATTTGATAGGTGGAGCAATACTAAGATAAATTCCATCCTATCaaggaaaaaaatttcaatgtgtCGGAAACGTGGTCCAAGACACTGAATttcataatataatttttttttttc is a genomic window of Malus domestica chromosome 09, GDT2T_hap1 containing:
- the LOC103442312 gene encoding uncharacterized protein isoform X1, which encodes MDDEAQKMEALKKVYAEIILNTAKEAAARVMASERKALRYQHDLQFTKDEALRVLCRLKQMLDSKTSEAEITSLSQQRKIEELEAQLQEAEDIITDLRSELKQVWSELERVNNNQVKPLDEQMTREDASFSYNPIPEPIILSSSATGHETIPTSGPKNIKANRGIEHKCCNEMKRSVSDLDKFFAPDSDLASIIMRPKEPELLRNGCTQRIRAFERNLLDDKPLPSGYVDNSICHEKNELVIKANDKEEEKCGSPSFSDNSVEEVNGPSLEETKRNAKAHTLRRRQTGFGKAKTSGRYRPSELMKSHQQTSVPSRCRVYSVNGKDSSQKEACILPSIKTKNVDMTGTSSGLEESSQHSSCYFMDRVKNIPKGKRKRKMKSKNDITTSLTSTDQPSSVLSRCRTFAYLLYGGVKSWEDQPITTENAAKMKSLPRLDPGLILMRNDVDPISGSASVTVSMKGMNKSGTVQDAADKDMELIDVPVLMTESDGIENSEAPNSELDLCSVDVSLMNSKLKTVKVSLMNSELEHVNASLVKSELNDASALLMSSELKDVRASEQSNGSPSRVDNSRLLKYTFQRKRKNSSRNPGEESTAKRRMEEKECVAQQPQTTDELSRDSRRLAQVARQLISLSGKRWD
- the LOC103442312 gene encoding uncharacterized protein isoform X2, which translates into the protein MDDEAQKMEALKKVYAEIILNTAKEAAARVMASERKALRYQHDLQFTKDEALRVLCRLKQMLDSKGFLLVMFGCTCVVWHCLKTSEAEITSLSQQRKIEELEAQLQEAEDIITDLRSELKQVWSELERVNNNQVKPLDEQMTREDASFSYNPIPEPIILSSSATGHETIPTSGPKNIKANRGIEHKCCNEMKRSVSDLDKFFAPDSDLASIIMRPKEPELLRNGCTQRIRAFERNLLDDKPLPSGYVDNSICHEKNELVIKANDKEEEKCGSPSFSDNSVEEVNGPSLEETKRNAKAHTLRRRQTGFGKAKTSGRYRPSELMKSHQQTSVPSRCRVYSVNGKDSSQKEACILPSIKTKNVDMTGTSSGLEESSQHSSCYFMDRVKNIPKGKRKRKMKSKNDITTSLTSTDQPSSVLSRCRTFAYLLYGGVKSWEDQPITTENAAKMKSLPRLDPGLILMRNDVDPISGSASVTVSMKGMNKSGTVQDAADKDMELIDVPVLMTESDGIENSEAPNSELDLCSVDVSLMNSKLKTVKVSLMNSELEHVNASLVKSELNDASALLMSSELKDVRASEQSNGSPSRVDNSRLLKYTFQRKRKNSSRNPGEESTAKRRMEEKECVAQQPQTTDELSRDSRRLAQVARQLISLSGKRWD